The following coding sequences lie in one Lelliottia jeotgali genomic window:
- a CDS encoding putative membrane protein has translation MGGTGVASGHYGSGAFINPALLAKAKPDDDITVILPSVGAQITDKDNLQDQIDDISDKVDHYDNVINSLTPAEIIANPLGSVNQFQSAAKDLADELDDLKGKTARATAGAGIAVSIPNNVLAVAFVAKGNAHARVSSSIDQQDIDYLRSIQNSKLVAGSVALDAALNGSDQITKNLNSTASGRAAIVSDYGVAVARQFDIADVPVSVGITPKLQKTWLYNYTTSIYTYDSNDWNSSRYRTDDTGFNVDAGVTADFGENWTVGLSGQNLMSRDIDTKDIRIRNGRTGEVVSYKDTYQIRPLVTAGVAWHNDLVTLTADGDLTETKGFKSEENSQYVGVGAEVTPLSWLAVRAGYRADVKDNDSNVFTGGVGFAPFNAVHVDLMGLYGEDKTWGAGAQLSVTF, from the coding sequence ATGGGTGGAACCGGAGTTGCATCAGGCCATTACGGTAGTGGCGCCTTCATCAACCCGGCGCTGCTGGCAAAGGCCAAACCGGATGACGACATTACCGTTATCTTGCCTTCGGTCGGCGCGCAGATTACCGACAAAGACAATCTGCAGGATCAGATCGACGATATCAGCGATAAAGTCGATCACTACGATAATGTGATCAACAGCCTCACACCGGCGGAGATCATCGCCAATCCCTTAGGATCCGTGAACCAGTTCCAGAGCGCCGCGAAAGATCTCGCTGACGAGCTGGACGATCTGAAAGGCAAAACCGCCCGCGCTACCGCCGGTGCCGGGATTGCGGTCAGCATTCCAAACAACGTACTGGCCGTCGCCTTTGTCGCAAAAGGCAATGCCCACGCGCGCGTGAGTTCCTCCATCGACCAGCAGGATATTGACTACCTGCGCAGCATCCAGAACAGCAAATTGGTCGCGGGCAGCGTCGCGCTGGATGCGGCCCTGAACGGCTCGGATCAAATCACCAAGAACCTCAACTCCACGGCCTCAGGCCGGGCGGCGATTGTCTCTGACTACGGCGTGGCGGTGGCGCGTCAGTTTGATATTGCTGATGTGCCGGTCTCCGTCGGTATCACGCCAAAACTGCAAAAAACCTGGCTCTACAACTACACCACCTCTATTTACACCTACGACAGCAACGACTGGAACAGCAGCCGCTACCGCACGGACGATACCGGTTTCAACGTCGATGCCGGTGTGACCGCCGATTTTGGCGAGAACTGGACGGTGGGCCTGAGCGGGCAGAACCTGATGTCGCGTGATATCGATACCAAGGATATCCGCATCCGCAATGGTCGTACGGGTGAGGTGGTGAGCTACAAAGATACCTACCAGATCCGCCCGCTGGTTACGGCTGGCGTGGCCTGGCATAACGATCTGGTGACGCTCACCGCCGATGGCGATCTGACCGAAACCAAAGGCTTCAAGAGTGAAGAAAACTCCCAGTACGTGGGTGTCGGTGCGGAAGTCACGCCGCTGAGCTGGCTAGCGGTGCGCGCCGGTTATCGCGCGGACGTGAAAGACAATGACAGCAACGTCTTCACCGGCGGTGTCGGCTTTGCGCCGTTCAACGCGGTCCATGTGGATCTGATGGGCCTGTACGGGGAAGACAAAACCTGGGGGGCAGGCGCGCAGCTGAGCGTCACCTTCTAA
- a CDS encoding tRNA dihydrouridine synthase A encodes MSSELQSHFPAHRFSIAPMLDWTDRHCRYFLRQLSRHTLLYTEMVTTGAIIHGKGDYLAYSEEEHPVALQLGGSDPAALAHCAKLAQERGYDEINLNVGCPSDRVQNGMFGACLMGNAQLVADCIKAMRDVVSIPVTVKTRIGIDDQDSYEFLCDFINTVAGKGECEMFIIHARKAWLSGLSPKENREIPPLDYPRVYQLKRDFPHLTMSINGGIKSLDEAKAHLDHMDGVMVGREAYQNPGILATVDREIFGIDGTDTDPVAVVRAMYPYIERELSNGTYLGHVTRHMLGLFQGIPGARQWRRYLSENAHKAGADIEVLEQALRLVADKR; translated from the coding sequence ATGTCGTCAGAATTACAGTCACACTTCCCTGCACACCGTTTTTCCATCGCGCCGATGCTCGACTGGACCGACAGACACTGCCGCTATTTCCTGCGTCAGCTCTCTCGCCACACGCTGCTGTACACCGAAATGGTCACCACCGGAGCGATCATTCACGGGAAGGGCGACTATCTGGCCTATAGCGAAGAAGAGCATCCGGTTGCCTTACAGCTCGGCGGCAGCGACCCGGCTGCGCTGGCGCACTGCGCGAAACTGGCGCAAGAGCGCGGTTATGACGAAATTAACCTTAACGTCGGCTGCCCGTCCGATCGCGTGCAGAACGGGATGTTTGGTGCGTGCCTGATGGGCAACGCCCAGCTGGTGGCGGATTGCATCAAAGCGATGCGCGACGTGGTGTCGATTCCAGTCACGGTCAAAACGCGTATCGGGATTGACGACCAGGACAGCTACGAATTTCTCTGTGATTTCATCAATACCGTAGCCGGGAAAGGCGAGTGCGAGATGTTTATCATCCACGCCCGTAAAGCCTGGTTATCCGGTCTCAGCCCGAAAGAGAACCGTGAAATTCCGCCGCTGGATTACCCGCGCGTGTATCAGCTCAAGCGTGATTTCCCGCATCTGACCATGTCGATTAACGGCGGCATCAAATCCCTCGACGAAGCCAAAGCGCATTTAGACCATATGGATGGCGTGATGGTGGGCCGCGAGGCGTATCAAAATCCAGGTATTCTGGCCACGGTCGATCGTGAAATCTTTGGCATAGACGGTACTGATACCGATCCGGTCGCCGTAGTGCGCGCCATGTATCCGTACATCGAACGCGAGCTGAGCAACGGCACTTATTTGGGCCATGTGACGCGCCATATGCTCGGGTTGTTCCAGGGTATTCCGGGTGCACGTCAGTGGCGTCGCTACCTGAGTGAAAATGCGCATAAAGCCGGGGCGGATATCGAAGTCCTGGAGCAGGCGCTGCGCCTGGTCGCTGACAAGCGATAA
- a CDS encoding Phage shock protein G, producing the protein MLELLFVIGFFVMLMATGISLLGILAALVVATVVMFIGGLFALMIKLLPWLLLAVAVVWVIRMVKTPKVPQYQRNNRFRY; encoded by the coding sequence ATGCTGGAACTGCTGTTTGTGATTGGATTTTTTGTCATGCTGATGGCGACCGGAATTTCGCTGCTTGGCATTCTGGCTGCACTGGTGGTGGCAACGGTGGTGATGTTTATCGGCGGATTGTTTGCGCTGATGATTAAACTGCTGCCGTGGCTACTGTTAGCGGTCGCCGTTGTGTGGGTTATTCGGATGGTTAAAACACCAAAAGTCCCACAGTATCAGCGCAATAACCGCTTTCGTTACTAA
- a CDS encoding Quinone oxidoreductase, protein MATRIEFHKHGGPEVLKAVEFTPAAPGENEIQVENKAIGINYIDTYIRGGLYPPPSMPSGLGTEAAGIVVKVGSGVKHIKEGDRVVYAQSPLGAYSSVHNVPADKAAILPNAISFEQAAASFLKGLTVYYLLRKTYEIKPDEPFLFHAAAGGVGLIACQWAKALGAKLIGTVGSAQKAQRALQAGAWQVINYREENIAERVKEITGGKKLRVVYDSVGKDTWEASLDCLQRRGLMVSFGNASGAVTGVNLGILNQKGSLYVTRPSLQGYITTRDELTEASNELFSLIASGVIKVDVADAQKYPLSDAQRAHEVLESRVTQGSSLLIP, encoded by the coding sequence GTGGCAACTCGTATCGAATTTCACAAGCATGGTGGTCCTGAAGTCCTGAAGGCGGTGGAGTTCACTCCCGCCGCACCTGGAGAGAATGAAATCCAGGTCGAAAACAAAGCGATTGGCATCAACTATATCGATACTTACATTCGCGGCGGGCTGTATCCGCCACCGTCCATGCCGAGCGGTCTGGGGACCGAGGCAGCGGGTATCGTGGTGAAAGTCGGCAGCGGCGTAAAGCATATTAAAGAAGGCGATCGCGTGGTGTATGCCCAGTCGCCGCTCGGCGCGTACAGCTCGGTTCACAACGTGCCCGCCGATAAGGCCGCCATTCTGCCGAACGCCATTTCATTTGAGCAGGCTGCAGCGTCATTCCTGAAAGGGCTGACCGTCTATTATCTCCTGCGCAAAACCTACGAAATCAAACCCGATGAGCCGTTCCTGTTCCACGCTGCCGCGGGCGGTGTCGGGCTTATCGCCTGCCAGTGGGCCAAAGCGCTGGGCGCAAAACTGATCGGCACCGTCGGCAGCGCGCAAAAAGCGCAGCGTGCCCTACAGGCCGGAGCCTGGCAGGTGATTAATTATCGTGAAGAGAACATCGCCGAGCGCGTGAAAGAGATTACCGGCGGCAAAAAACTGCGCGTGGTGTATGACTCGGTCGGGAAAGACACCTGGGAAGCGTCGCTCGATTGTCTGCAACGCCGCGGTTTGATGGTCAGTTTCGGCAATGCCTCCGGTGCGGTCACCGGCGTGAATCTGGGCATTCTCAATCAGAAAGGCTCACTGTACGTGACGCGCCCTTCCCTGCAAGGCTATATCACCACCCGTGACGAACTGACCGAGGCCAGCAACGAACTGTTTTCGCTGATCGCCAGCGGTGTGATTAAAGTGGACGTAGCGGATGCGCAGAAATATCCGCTGAGCGACGCGCAACGCGCGCATGAGGTGCTGGAGAGTCGGGTGACGCAGGGATCGAGTTTGCTGATCCCATAA
- a CDS encoding Replicative DNA helicase, whose translation MLDNERWDDVAERVVSDDFYTRPHRHIFTEMARLQESGSPIDLITLAESLERQGQLDSVGGFAYLAELSKNTPSAANISAYADIVRERAVVREMIAVANEIAEAGFDPQGRTSEDLLDLAESRVFKIAESRANKDEGPRNIAEVLDSTIARIEQLFQQPHDGVTGVNTGYDDLNKKTAGLQPSDLIIVAARPSMGKTTFAMNLVENAAMLQDKPVLIFSLEMPSDQIMMRSLASLSRVDQTRIRTGQLDDEDWARISGTMGILLEKRNIYIDDSSGLTPTEVRSRARRIAREHGGIGLIMIDYLQLMRVPSLSDNRTLEIAEISRSLKALAKELQVPVVALSQLNRSLEQRADKRPVNSDLRESGSIEQDADLIMFIYRDEVYHENSDMKGIAEIIIGKQRNGPIGTVRLTFNGQWSRFDNYAGPQYDDE comes from the coding sequence ATGCTGGACAACGAGCGCTGGGACGATGTTGCCGAGCGCGTGGTATCCGATGATTTTTATACCCGTCCACACCGTCATATTTTTACCGAAATGGCACGCCTGCAGGAATCCGGCAGCCCGATCGACCTGATTACGCTGGCAGAGTCTCTGGAGCGCCAGGGGCAGCTCGATTCTGTCGGTGGTTTTGCCTATCTGGCCGAATTATCGAAAAACACGCCAAGTGCGGCGAACATCAGCGCATACGCCGATATCGTGCGCGAACGTGCTGTGGTTCGCGAGATGATCGCTGTCGCCAATGAAATCGCCGAAGCGGGTTTTGATCCGCAGGGCCGCACCAGCGAAGATCTGCTGGATCTCGCCGAATCCCGCGTCTTTAAAATCGCCGAAAGCCGCGCGAACAAAGACGAAGGCCCGCGAAATATCGCCGAAGTGCTTGATTCTACTATCGCGCGTATTGAACAGCTGTTCCAGCAACCGCACGATGGCGTCACCGGCGTGAACACTGGTTATGACGACCTGAACAAGAAAACCGCCGGTCTGCAGCCGTCGGATCTGATTATCGTCGCGGCGCGTCCGTCGATGGGTAAAACGACATTCGCGATGAACCTCGTCGAAAACGCGGCGATGTTGCAGGATAAACCGGTTCTGATCTTTAGTCTGGAGATGCCCTCCGACCAGATTATGATGCGTTCCCTCGCGTCCCTGTCCCGCGTGGATCAGACTCGCATTCGTACTGGTCAGCTCGACGACGAAGACTGGGCGCGTATCTCCGGCACGATGGGCATTCTGCTGGAAAAACGGAACATCTACATCGATGACTCCTCCGGTCTGACGCCAACGGAAGTGCGCTCCCGCGCGCGCCGTATCGCCCGCGAACACGGCGGCATCGGCCTTATCATGATCGACTACTTGCAATTGATGCGCGTGCCGTCGCTCTCTGATAACCGTACGCTGGAAATCGCCGAAATCTCCCGCTCGCTCAAAGCGCTAGCGAAAGAGTTACAGGTTCCCGTGGTGGCCCTGTCGCAGCTTAACCGCTCTCTGGAACAACGTGCCGACAAGCGCCCGGTCAACTCCGACCTGCGTGAATCTGGCTCCATCGAGCAGGATGCCGACTTGATCATGTTCATCTACCGTGACGAGGTTTATCACGAGAACAGTGACATGAAAGGCATCGCGGAAATCATTATTGGTAAGCAGCGTAACGGCCCGATCGGGACGGTGCGTTTGACGTTTAACGGTCAGTGGTCGCGTTTTGATAATTATGCGGGACCTCAATACGACGACGAATAA
- a CDS encoding Alanine racemase, biosynthetic has protein sequence MQAATVVINRRALRHNLQRLRELAPASKLVAVVKANAYGHGLLETARTLPDADAFGVARLEEALRLRAGGITQPILLLEGFFEAADLTTIADQHLHTAVHNEEQLAALETADLSEPVTVWMKLDTGMHRLGVRPEQAEAFYQRLSQCKNVRQPVNIVSHFARADEPECGATEQQLDIFNTFCEGKPGMRSIAASGGILLWPQSHFDWARPGIILYGVSPLEGKPWGPDFGFQPVMSLVSNLIAVREHKAGEPVGYGGTWVSERDTRLGVVAMGYGDGYPRAAPSGTPVLVNGREVQVVGRVAMDMICVDLGPEADDKAGDPVVMWGEGLPVERIAEITKVSAYELITRLTSRVAMKYID, from the coding sequence ATGCAAGCGGCAACTGTAGTCATTAACCGCCGCGCTCTGCGACACAACCTGCAACGTCTGCGTGAACTGGCGCCCGCCAGCAAGCTCGTTGCAGTCGTGAAAGCGAACGCTTACGGACACGGTCTTCTTGAGACCGCGCGAACGCTCCCTGATGCCGATGCCTTTGGCGTCGCCCGTCTCGAAGAAGCCCTGCGCCTGCGCGCGGGCGGAATTACCCAACCGATTTTGTTACTCGAAGGCTTTTTCGAAGCCGCCGATCTGACGACGATTGCCGACCAGCATCTGCACACCGCCGTGCATAACGAAGAACAGCTCGCAGCGCTGGAAACCGCCGATTTGAGTGAGCCGGTTACCGTGTGGATGAAACTCGACACCGGCATGCACCGTCTGGGCGTGCGCCCGGAGCAGGCCGAAGCCTTTTATCAGCGCCTGAGCCAGTGCAAAAATGTGCGTCAGCCGGTGAATATCGTCAGTCACTTTGCCCGCGCGGATGAGCCAGAGTGTGGCGCAACGGAACAGCAGCTCGATATTTTTAATACCTTTTGCGAAGGCAAACCGGGGATGCGCTCCATTGCGGCCTCCGGCGGTATTCTGCTGTGGCCGCAGTCGCACTTCGACTGGGCGCGTCCAGGCATTATTCTTTACGGCGTCTCACCGCTGGAGGGCAAACCCTGGGGCCCGGACTTTGGCTTCCAGCCGGTGATGTCCCTGGTTTCCAACCTGATCGCCGTTCGTGAGCATAAAGCGGGTGAACCGGTCGGCTATGGCGGCACCTGGGTGAGTGAGCGCGATACGCGTCTGGGCGTAGTAGCGATGGGTTACGGCGACGGCTATCCGCGTGCGGCACCGTCCGGTACGCCAGTGCTGGTGAACGGCCGCGAAGTGCAGGTTGTCGGGCGCGTGGCGATGGACATGATTTGCGTCGATCTCGGACCTGAGGCCGATGATAAAGCCGGTGACCCGGTGGTGATGTGGGGCGAAGGTTTACCCGTTGAGCGCATCGCTGAAATAACGAAAGTGAGTGCTTACGAACTTATCACCCGACTGACGTCGCGAGTGGCGATGAAGTACATCGATTAA
- a CDS encoding Biosynthetic Aromatic amino acid aminotransferase alpha, with translation MFQKVDAYAGDPILSLMERFKEDSRSDKVNLSIGLYYNEDGIIPQLQAVAEAEARLNAVPHGASLYLPMEGLNTYRNTIAPLLFGADHPVLAQKRVATIQTLGGSGALKVGADFLKKYFPDSGVWVSDPTWENHVAIFEGAGFAVSTYPWFDNDTKGVCVEALLEKLRTLPERSIVLLHPCCHNPTGSDLTNNEWDAVIEVLKARNLIPFLDIAYQGFGAGMEDDAYAIRAIASAGLPALVSNSFSKIFSLYGERVGGLSIVCEDADAAGRVLGQLKATVRRIYSSPPAFGAQVVATVLGDDGLKAAWLAEVEAMRTRILAMRQELVKALKSALPEHNFDYLLKQRGMFSYTGLSAQQVDRLREEFGVYLIASGRMCVAGLNAHNVQRVAQAFAVVM, from the coding sequence GTGTTCCAGAAAGTTGACGCCTACGCCGGCGACCCCATCCTCTCCTTAATGGAGCGTTTTAAAGAAGATTCACGCAGCGACAAAGTGAACCTCAGCATCGGTCTTTACTACAACGAAGACGGCATTATTCCGCAATTGCAGGCGGTGGCTGAAGCTGAAGCGCGTCTTAACGCGGTGCCGCACGGCGCGTCGCTCTATCTGCCGATGGAAGGGCTGAATACCTATCGCAACACTATCGCACCGCTGCTGTTTGGCGCCGATCACCCGGTCTTAGCGCAAAAACGCGTGGCGACCATTCAGACGCTGGGCGGTTCCGGTGCGCTGAAAGTGGGCGCGGACTTCCTGAAAAAGTACTTTCCCGATTCTGGCGTCTGGGTCAGCGATCCGACCTGGGAAAACCACGTCGCGATTTTTGAAGGCGCAGGCTTTGCCGTCAGCACCTATCCGTGGTTCGACAACGACACCAAAGGCGTGTGCGTTGAGGCCCTACTGGAAAAGCTGCGCACCTTGCCGGAGCGCAGCATTGTGCTGCTACACCCATGCTGCCACAACCCAACCGGGTCAGATCTGACCAACAATGAGTGGGATGCGGTGATTGAAGTGCTGAAAGCACGCAACCTGATCCCGTTCCTCGATATCGCCTATCAGGGCTTCGGCGCGGGCATGGAAGACGACGCCTATGCGATCCGCGCGATTGCCAGCGCCGGTCTGCCAGCGCTGGTTAGCAACTCGTTCTCGAAAATTTTCTCTCTGTACGGCGAGCGCGTCGGCGGATTGTCGATTGTTTGTGAAGACGCAGATGCAGCCGGGCGCGTACTGGGGCAGCTGAAAGCGACCGTTCGTCGCATCTACTCCAGCCCGCCAGCATTCGGCGCGCAGGTTGTTGCCACGGTTCTCGGTGATGATGGTTTGAAAGCCGCCTGGCTTGCTGAAGTGGAAGCGATGCGCACGCGTATTCTGGCAATGCGCCAGGAGCTGGTGAAAGCGCTTAAAAGCGCATTGCCAGAGCACAACTTCGATTATCTGCTCAAGCAGCGCGGGATGTTCAGCTATACCGGACTGAGTGCGCAGCAGGTTGACCGTCTTCGTGAAGAATTCGGCGTGTATCTTATCGCCAGCGGGCGCATGTGCGTCGCGGGCCTGAATGCACACAACGTCCAGCGCGTCGCGCAGGCGTTTGCAGTTGTGATGTAA